The following are encoded in a window of Novosphingobium sp. THN1 genomic DNA:
- a CDS encoding phosphatase PAP2 family protein, protein MIEPSPERNLPQRARSWRISPRHALIAAAVCWAGFMMVVLLIMTGRGEAMDSAGLLFWRRGADLVPAGPQWLLEAVRDLTALGGVLLRNLILIGVLAALLFLRLKREAVLLTATVMGGWLVNSLVKLAVGRPRPMIVPHLTEAGGQSFPSGHSFNSAVIYIAIALAFAAMSPRRSVRWTLIISAVVLSIAIAISRVWLGVHFPTDVAAGWLGGAGWAFLASALLHKPAKAVAEQADDVLETLTPHP, encoded by the coding sequence ATGATCGAACCCTCCCCCGAACGAAACCTGCCCCAAAGGGCGCGAAGCTGGCGGATTTCGCCCCGCCACGCCCTCATCGCGGCGGCGGTGTGCTGGGCCGGGTTCATGATGGTCGTCCTGCTGATCATGACCGGACGCGGTGAGGCAATGGACAGCGCTGGCCTGCTGTTCTGGAGACGCGGAGCGGACCTCGTGCCCGCCGGTCCGCAATGGCTGCTCGAAGCGGTGCGCGATCTGACGGCGCTTGGTGGGGTCCTGTTGCGCAACCTCATCCTGATCGGCGTGCTCGCCGCGCTGCTGTTCCTGCGTCTGAAGCGCGAGGCGGTGCTGCTGACCGCGACCGTAATGGGCGGATGGCTGGTCAACTCGCTGGTCAAGCTGGCGGTCGGCCGCCCCCGCCCGATGATCGTGCCGCATCTGACCGAGGCTGGCGGGCAGAGCTTCCCCAGCGGCCACAGCTTCAATTCCGCGGTGATCTACATCGCCATCGCTCTGGCCTTTGCTGCCATGAGCCCGCGCCGTTCGGTGCGCTGGACCCTGATCATCAGCGCCGTGGTCTTGAGCATCGCCATCGCCATCAGCCGCGTCTGGCTCGGCGTCCATTTTCCGACCGACGTTGCAGCGGGGTGGCTTGGCGGAGCGGGTTGGGCGTTCCTCGCCTCGGCGCTGCTGCACAAGCCCGCCAAGGCCGTCGCCGAGCAGGCCGACGACGTGCTGGAGACGCTGACGCCCCACCCCTAA
- a CDS encoding cyclopropane-fatty-acyl-phospholipid synthase family protein yields the protein MTAQTPSRGRHLVAGGWNMSAVGRWFAHLFAGPFERVVERIDRGLVLGTIHATLPDGSQRTVGGRGEGPVARINLHSWNALVRLATAGSIGWYEAWVEGEWDSPDPVPIFDLFMRNAATLGDVGRAKGPWRIAGRALNFLRKNSRAQARRNIAAHYDLGNDFYRQWLDATMSYSSALWDGISADAPLAEAQANKVDRLGARLALKPGSEVLEIGCGWGFLARRLAETTGARVTGISLSDEQLEWARDALASSGLGGIEYRHQDYRDVDGTFDAIASVEMVEAVGREYWPSYFDCLARCLKPGGRAALQYITIRDDLFDAYAASADFIQAYVFPGGLLISEREFARLAQERGLTWQDREDFGLDYARTLKLWREALDLAVVDGRLPAGFDERFVNLWRYYLMYCEGGFRGGGINVSQVTLVKR from the coding sequence ATGACTGCACAGACGCCATCGAGGGGACGGCATCTGGTGGCCGGGGGCTGGAACATGTCTGCCGTCGGCCGCTGGTTCGCACACCTGTTTGCCGGACCGTTCGAGCGCGTTGTCGAAAGGATCGACCGCGGTCTGGTTCTTGGCACGATCCACGCTACCTTGCCGGATGGCAGCCAGCGAACTGTCGGCGGGCGGGGCGAGGGGCCGGTGGCCCGCATCAACCTCCACAGCTGGAATGCGCTTGTGCGGCTGGCCACGGCAGGCTCGATCGGCTGGTATGAAGCCTGGGTCGAAGGCGAATGGGACAGCCCCGATCCGGTGCCGATCTTCGATCTGTTCATGCGCAACGCGGCCACCTTGGGCGACGTCGGCCGCGCCAAAGGCCCGTGGCGGATAGCGGGCAGGGCGCTCAATTTTCTGCGCAAGAATTCGCGAGCGCAGGCACGGCGGAACATCGCCGCGCACTACGATCTCGGCAACGATTTCTACCGCCAGTGGCTCGACGCGACGATGAGTTATTCCAGCGCCTTGTGGGACGGCATTTCAGCTGACGCACCGCTGGCCGAGGCGCAGGCGAACAAGGTTGACCGGCTGGGCGCCAGGCTGGCGCTAAAACCCGGCAGCGAAGTGCTCGAGATCGGTTGCGGCTGGGGTTTTCTCGCGAGGCGGCTGGCCGAGACGACCGGAGCGCGGGTGACCGGCATCAGCCTTTCCGACGAACAGCTGGAATGGGCGCGCGATGCCTTGGCGTCGTCGGGGCTGGGCGGGATCGAGTACCGCCACCAGGATTATCGCGATGTCGATGGCACGTTCGACGCGATCGCCAGCGTCGAGATGGTCGAGGCGGTGGGGCGTGAATACTGGCCGTCCTACTTCGATTGCCTTGCCCGCTGCCTGAAGCCCGGCGGGCGGGCGGCGCTGCAGTACATCACCATCCGTGACGACCTGTTCGATGCCTATGCCGCCAGTGCAGACTTCATCCAGGCCTATGTCTTCCCCGGCGGCCTGCTGATCAGCGAGCGCGAGTTCGCGCGACTGGCGCAGGAACGCGGGCTGACGTGGCAGGATCGCGAGGACTTCGGGCTCGACTACGCGCGCACACTGAAGCTGTGGCGCGAGGCACTAGACCTCGCTGTGGTCGATGGAAGGTTGCCTGCCGGGTTCGACGAGCGTTTCGTCAACCTCTGGCGATATTACCTCATGTATTGCGAAGGCGGGTTCCGCGGCGGCGGGATCAACGTCAGCCAGGTGACGCTGGTAAAGCGATAA
- the guaB gene encoding IMP dehydrogenase, which produces MDIPLGLTFDDVLLRPAESDIVPSMADTRTRLTRGINLNIPVLSSAMDTVTEADMAIVMAQLGGIGVLHRNLSIEEQCAAVRAVKRFESGMVVNPITISPDAPLGEAQALMRQHKISGIPVVEASGKLVGILTNRDVRFADNPQQPVRELMTHENLATVKLGASGDEARRLLHQRRIEKLLVVDDAFKCIGLITVKDIEKAVTFPDATKDAAGRLRVAAATTVGEKGLLRTQALVEAECDVVIIDTAHGHNRDVARAVEAAKKLSNSVQVIAGNVATAEATRSLIDAGADGVKVGIGPGSICTTRIVAGVGVPQLTAVMECAEEAEKSGVPVIADGGLRTSGDAAKALAAGASSVMIGSMLAGTEEAPGETFLYQGRAYKSYRGMGSVGAMARGSADRYFQQDIKDQMKLVPEGIEGQVPYKGPAKDVVHQLVGGVKAAMGYTGSKTIEDLRKRAQFVRITNAGLRESHVHDVTITREAPNYKVG; this is translated from the coding sequence ATGGATATCCCTCTCGGCCTTACCTTCGACGACGTGCTGCTGCGTCCTGCCGAGTCGGATATCGTGCCATCGATGGCCGATACGCGCACGCGCCTGACCCGCGGCATCAATCTCAACATTCCGGTCCTTTCCTCGGCGATGGACACCGTGACCGAGGCCGACATGGCGATCGTCATGGCGCAGCTGGGCGGGATCGGCGTGCTCCACCGCAACCTCTCGATCGAAGAGCAGTGCGCTGCGGTCCGCGCGGTGAAGCGATTTGAGAGCGGCATGGTCGTCAATCCGATCACCATTTCACCAGATGCGCCGCTGGGCGAGGCCCAGGCCCTGATGCGCCAGCACAAGATCAGCGGCATTCCGGTGGTCGAGGCATCGGGCAAGCTCGTCGGCATTCTCACCAATCGCGATGTGCGCTTTGCCGACAATCCGCAGCAGCCGGTGCGCGAACTGATGACGCACGAAAATCTTGCCACGGTAAAGCTCGGCGCCAGCGGCGACGAAGCGCGCCGCCTGCTGCACCAGCGCCGGATCGAGAAGCTGCTGGTGGTTGACGATGCGTTCAAGTGCATCGGCCTGATCACGGTGAAGGACATCGAGAAGGCCGTGACCTTCCCCGATGCCACCAAGGACGCCGCCGGCCGCCTGCGCGTCGCCGCCGCCACCACCGTGGGCGAAAAGGGCCTGCTGCGCACGCAGGCGCTGGTCGAGGCCGAGTGCGACGTTGTCATCATCGACACGGCACACGGACACAATCGTGATGTCGCCCGCGCTGTCGAAGCGGCCAAGAAGCTGTCCAACTCGGTGCAAGTGATTGCGGGCAACGTTGCCACCGCCGAAGCCACCCGCTCGCTGATCGATGCAGGTGCGGATGGCGTGAAGGTCGGCATTGGCCCCGGTTCGATCTGCACCACGCGCATCGTCGCGGGCGTTGGCGTGCCGCAGCTTACCGCCGTGATGGAATGCGCCGAGGAAGCCGAAAAGTCGGGCGTTCCGGTCATTGCCGATGGCGGCCTGCGCACCTCCGGCGATGCGGCCAAGGCGCTTGCCGCCGGCGCCAGCTCGGTGATGATCGGCTCGATGCTGGCCGGCACCGAGGAAGCCCCGGGCGAGACGTTCCTCTATCAGGGCCGCGCCTACAAGTCGTACCGCGGCATGGGCTCGGTCGGCGCGATGGCGCGCGGTTCGGCCGACCGCTACTTCCAGCAGGACATCAAGGACCAGATGAAGCTGGTGCCCGAGGGCATCGAAGGCCAGGTGCCCTACAAGGGACCGGCCAAGGACGTGGTCCACCAGCTTGTCGGCGGCGTGAAGGCCGCGATGGGCTACACCGGCAGCAAGACCATCGAGGACCTGCGCAAGCGTGCGCAGTTCGTGCGCATTACCAACGCCGGGCTTCGCGAAAGCCACGTCCATGACGTGACGATCACGCGCGAGGCGCCGAACTACAAGGTTGGCTGA
- a CDS encoding alpha/beta hydrolase — protein MTDQKTHYVRPDVQAFLGFLNSTDAPPMSQMGLEAARASYIAMGQLAEADPRELAVIRDLTCPGPAGDIPLRLYDLRETREAGPAVVFFHGGGFVIGDLDSHHSLCTEIAAELDLPVIAVDYRLAPEHPFPAAPDDCEAAARWIAANSVALGREITGLIPMGDSAGGNLTIVVTQALVESPAAVPVIMQVPIYPLSDDKPDHQSFLDFAEGFLLTSDSMNWFANAYQAVTGHKRAYPIYGEHSTTPPTVLVTAGLDPIRDSGRVYGAELIRSGAEVVFLEMKGTIHGFTQVRKAIPSAQADMQSIFKAVRLLLERLK, from the coding sequence ATGACCGATCAGAAAACCCACTACGTGCGCCCCGACGTTCAAGCCTTCCTGGGCTTCCTCAACAGCACCGATGCCCCGCCGATGAGCCAGATGGGTCTGGAGGCTGCGCGCGCCAGTTACATTGCGATGGGTCAACTCGCCGAAGCCGATCCGCGCGAACTTGCCGTGATCCGCGACCTGACCTGCCCCGGCCCGGCAGGTGACATTCCGCTGCGCCTTTATGACCTGCGCGAAACGCGCGAGGCAGGGCCTGCGGTGGTGTTCTTCCACGGCGGCGGCTTCGTGATCGGCGATCTCGACAGCCACCACAGCCTGTGCACCGAAATCGCGGCAGAACTCGATCTGCCGGTGATCGCGGTGGACTATCGCCTCGCGCCTGAACACCCCTTCCCCGCCGCGCCCGACGATTGCGAGGCAGCAGCGCGCTGGATCGCGGCGAACTCGGTTGCATTGGGGCGCGAGATCACCGGTCTTATCCCGATGGGCGACAGCGCCGGTGGCAACCTGACGATCGTGGTCACGCAGGCGCTGGTCGAAAGCCCGGCGGCGGTGCCGGTGATCATGCAGGTGCCGATCTATCCGCTTTCCGACGACAAGCCCGATCACCAGTCGTTCCTCGATTTTGCGGAAGGCTTCCTGCTTACCTCCGATTCGATGAACTGGTTCGCCAATGCCTATCAGGCGGTGACCGGCCACAAGCGCGCCTATCCGATCTATGGCGAACACTCGACCACGCCGCCGACGGTGCTAGTGACGGCAGGCCTCGATCCGATTCGCGACAGCGGGCGGGTCTATGGCGCGGAACTCATCCGGTCTGGAGCAGAAGTCGTCTTTCTTGAAATGAAAGGGACGATCCACGGGTTTACGCAGGTGCGCAAGGCGATCCCGAGCGCGCAGGCCGACATGCAGTCGATCTTCAAGGCGGTTCGGCTGCTATTGGAAAGGTTGAAATGA
- a CDS encoding RsmB/NOP family class I SAM-dependent RNA methyltransferase has translation MTPPARVQAAIDLLDAVIAAARTQGASADRIAADWFRARRYVGSKDRRAIRELVWSAIRACGEVPVSGRAAMLRLAQADAALAGLFDGSNYGPALIEAGEPVAIGGVAPAWLAEQLAASGLDDQEQAALLGRAPLDIRANVLKTTRDEMRPRLPVEAEPTVAPQGLRLPSGTAVESWPEFAEGLFEVQDAGSQIACMALGVQPGEAVVDLCAGAGGKTLSLGAAMANRGKLLACDIDRPRLSRLPERAARAGVLVETRLLNPGREAEMLADWRGKADAVMIDAPCSGTGTWRRNPEARWRLDAKAIQRYCAMQANVLDIGASLVRPGGRLTYVVCSLLDAEGADRIEAFLLSNPGWDVALPPLPAGRARGRGWRLTPFGDGTDGFFFATLVRRVN, from the coding sequence ATGACGCCTCCGGCGCGGGTTCAGGCCGCGATCGATCTGCTTGATGCAGTGATTGCGGCAGCCAGGACGCAAGGGGCTTCGGCAGACCGGATTGCGGCAGACTGGTTCCGGGCGCGGCGTTATGTCGGCTCGAAGGACCGTCGCGCCATTCGCGAACTGGTGTGGAGCGCGATCCGGGCATGCGGCGAAGTGCCGGTGTCGGGGCGCGCCGCGATGCTGCGTCTGGCGCAAGCGGACGCGGCGCTGGCCGGGTTGTTCGATGGATCGAACTATGGGCCTGCGCTGATCGAGGCAGGCGAGCCAGTGGCGATCGGTGGCGTTGCGCCGGCGTGGCTGGCGGAACAGCTCGCCGCTTCTGGCCTTGATGATCAGGAACAGGCCGCGCTGCTGGGAAGGGCGCCGCTCGATATCCGGGCCAACGTCCTGAAGACCACGCGCGACGAGATGCGTCCGCGCCTGCCGGTCGAGGCAGAGCCAACGGTCGCGCCGCAGGGCTTGCGGCTGCCCTCGGGCACGGCCGTCGAATCCTGGCCCGAGTTCGCCGAGGGGCTGTTCGAGGTGCAGGACGCCGGAAGCCAGATCGCCTGCATGGCGCTCGGCGTGCAGCCCGGCGAAGCGGTGGTCGACCTGTGCGCCGGGGCTGGCGGCAAGACGCTCTCGCTGGGCGCGGCGATGGCCAATCGCGGCAAGCTGCTCGCCTGTGACATCGATCGCCCGCGCCTGTCGCGCCTGCCGGAGCGCGCCGCGCGCGCCGGGGTGCTGGTCGAGACGCGCCTGCTCAATCCGGGGCGCGAGGCGGAAATGCTGGCCGACTGGCGGGGCAAGGCCGATGCGGTGATGATTGACGCGCCCTGTTCGGGCACCGGCACCTGGCGACGCAATCCGGAGGCCCGCTGGCGGCTCGATGCGAAGGCGATCCAGCGCTACTGTGCGATGCAGGCCAATGTGCTCGATATCGGGGCATCGCTGGTAAGGCCGGGCGGTCGGCTTACCTATGTGGTCTGCTCGCTGCTCGATGCCGAGGGTGCGGACCGGATCGAGGCCTTCCTTTTGTCCAATCCGGGCTGGGATGTCGCGCTGCCGCCGCTGCCTGCGGGCCGGGCGCGCGGGCGCGGCTGGCGGCTTACGCCCTTTGGGGATGGCACTGACGGGTTTTTCTTCGCAACGCTCGTACGCCGTGTTAACTGA
- a CDS encoding metal-dependent hydrolase — protein sequence MDNLTHSLAGWALAETGLKHRTRKGLAALVLAANMPDIDVFFGWVPWAPLAMHRGFTHGFVGGVVLMPPLLAGLLWLLDRWQVSSGKIAADAPPLRFGWLVLLSYLGAITHPLLDLQNVYAIQLLSPMSEEWFHTDGLFIVSPWLLAMLGGGIWLARRRERGGPALLALAAGAVFIGANIGISAMARDALVMSEPYPQPDRVFASPAPLRFWKRDMIWRENGVISFGHYDPLQGALRVTGQGASVPDNMALPLVQQAARATPDAVKFLAWSQMPVARVKTQGCQATVTFADARFTGPAMARNFNTVVNLPAC from the coding sequence TTGGACAACCTGACGCATAGCCTTGCCGGATGGGCCTTGGCCGAGACCGGGCTGAAGCACCGGACGCGGAAAGGGCTGGCGGCGCTGGTGCTCGCGGCGAACATGCCGGATATCGACGTGTTCTTCGGCTGGGTACCGTGGGCGCCGCTCGCCATGCATCGCGGGTTCACGCATGGGTTCGTCGGCGGCGTGGTGCTTATGCCGCCGCTGCTAGCGGGCTTGCTGTGGCTGCTTGATCGCTGGCAGGTTTCGAGCGGAAAAATCGCAGCAGATGCGCCACCGCTGCGCTTCGGTTGGCTGGTGCTGCTGAGCTACTTGGGCGCTATCACCCATCCGCTGCTCGATCTGCAGAACGTCTACGCAATCCAGTTGCTCTCGCCGATGAGCGAAGAATGGTTCCACACCGACGGCCTGTTCATCGTGTCGCCGTGGCTGCTGGCGATGCTGGGCGGTGGGATCTGGCTGGCGCGGCGTCGAGAGCGGGGCGGGCCGGCGCTCCTCGCCCTTGCTGCAGGCGCCGTGTTCATCGGCGCGAACATCGGCATTTCGGCGATGGCGCGGGATGCCTTGGTAATGAGCGAGCCTTATCCGCAGCCCGACCGCGTCTTTGCCTCGCCCGCGCCCTTGCGCTTCTGGAAGCGCGACATGATCTGGCGAGAGAACGGTGTGATCTCTTTCGGCCATTATGATCCGTTGCAGGGTGCACTGCGTGTGACCGGGCAGGGGGCAAGCGTGCCCGACAACATGGCATTACCGCTGGTCCAGCAGGCAGCCCGCGCCACGCCCGACGCGGTCAAGTTCCTTGCCTGGTCGCAGATGCCGGTCGCAAGGGTCAAGACGCAGGGGTGTCAGGCCACGGTCACGTTTGCCGATGCCCGTTTCACGGGTCCGGCTATGGCGCGGAATTTCAACACGGTGGTCAACCTGCCTGCCTGTTAG
- a CDS encoding deoxyribodipyrimidine photo-lyase: MKERELVPSSTQAEPSIVWLRRDLRLADQAALLAAAEAGPVIPVYVLDDETPRHCRMGGASRWWLHHSLGSLDASLRKRGSRLILRRGKVQEELAAVRRETGARVVHALHHYEPWWRNAEKAVAKAMQLVLHDGNYLAPAGAVKTGSGAPYKIFTPFWHALKERMPPAHPTEAPQKLEAPEHWPASDKLDDWKLLPTKPDWAGGFCEEWTPGEEGARKRLEVFADRAARYDECRNLPSIEGTSRLSPHLHFGEISPATVWQWVADAGGSVDVFLSELGWRDYAQNVIVQFPEYGSKNAREAYDRLHWRDDPEGLAAWQQGRTGYPIVDAGMRELWRTGWMHNRVRMIAASFLVKHLLIDWREGERWFWDTLVDADYGSNAVNWQWTAGTGVDSNMFVRIMAPLTQSPKFDAAGYIRKWVPELRHLSDAEIHDPTFPPQGYIRKIVPHAEARARALAAHDAMKAHG; encoded by the coding sequence GTGAAGGAAAGGGAACTGGTGCCATCCTCGACGCAAGCCGAGCCGTCAATCGTCTGGCTCAGGCGCGATCTTCGTCTGGCCGATCAAGCGGCGTTGCTGGCAGCCGCCGAGGCCGGGCCGGTTATCCCGGTCTACGTGCTCGATGACGAGACGCCCAGGCACTGCCGCATGGGTGGTGCCTCGCGCTGGTGGCTGCATCACAGCCTTGGCAGCCTGGATGCCAGCTTACGCAAGCGGGGCTCGCGACTGATCCTGCGGCGAGGCAAGGTGCAAGAGGAACTGGCGGCTGTGCGCCGCGAAACCGGGGCGCGGGTCGTCCATGCGTTGCACCACTACGAGCCGTGGTGGCGCAATGCGGAGAAGGCCGTAGCCAAGGCCATGCAACTTGTCCTGCACGATGGGAACTACCTCGCCCCTGCTGGTGCAGTGAAGACAGGAAGCGGCGCGCCGTACAAGATCTTCACGCCGTTCTGGCACGCGCTGAAGGAGCGGATGCCGCCTGCCCATCCGACTGAAGCGCCGCAGAAGCTGGAGGCGCCGGAGCATTGGCCCGCGAGCGACAAACTCGATGATTGGAAGCTGCTGCCCACCAAGCCTGACTGGGCAGGCGGGTTTTGCGAGGAATGGACCCCCGGGGAAGAGGGCGCGCGCAAACGTCTTGAAGTCTTCGCCGACCGCGCCGCACGCTACGACGAATGCCGCAATCTGCCTTCGATCGAAGGAACGTCACGCCTTTCCCCACATCTGCACTTTGGCGAGATATCCCCGGCGACGGTGTGGCAGTGGGTCGCCGACGCTGGCGGATCGGTCGACGTGTTCCTGAGCGAGCTTGGCTGGCGCGATTATGCCCAGAACGTGATCGTGCAGTTCCCGGAATATGGTTCGAAAAACGCGCGCGAAGCCTATGACCGGCTGCACTGGCGTGACGATCCCGAGGGGCTGGCAGCATGGCAGCAGGGCCGCACCGGCTATCCCATCGTCGATGCCGGGATGCGCGAACTGTGGCGCACCGGGTGGATGCACAACCGCGTGCGCATGATCGCGGCGAGCTTTCTGGTGAAGCACCTGCTGATCGACTGGCGCGAAGGCGAGCGCTGGTTCTGGGACACGTTGGTCGATGCCGACTACGGTTCGAATGCGGTCAACTGGCAATGGACCGCGGGCACCGGGGTAGATTCGAACATGTTCGTGCGGATCATGGCGCCGCTCACGCAATCGCCGAAGTTCGATGCAGCCGGTTACATCCGCAAGTGGGTGCCTGAACTGCGACATCTGTCCGATGCCGAGATCCACGACCCGACGTTCCCGCCGCAGGGCTATATCCGCAAGATCGTGCCGCATGCCGAAGCGCGGGCGCGGGCTTTGGCGGCACATGATGCAATGAAGGCGCATGGCTGA
- a CDS encoding PilZ domain-containing protein has translation MTTTDWNTNIYGQAALEDRSAPRQRVNIPATLRPSGGKGFQTVVLDLSLGGFCANALQRMHTGNRCWLTLPGMEALQAEVVWWDSGRVGCAFANLLSPIVHDNILARYRGDGVFRRP, from the coding sequence ATGACGACGACGGATTGGAATACAAACATCTATGGGCAGGCCGCGCTCGAGGATCGCAGCGCGCCCCGCCAACGTGTCAATATTCCGGCAACGCTCAGGCCGTCCGGCGGCAAGGGCTTCCAGACCGTCGTTCTCGATCTATCGCTCGGCGGTTTCTGCGCCAATGCGCTCCAACGCATGCACACCGGCAATCGCTGCTGGCTGACCCTGCCCGGCATGGAAGCGCTGCAGGCCGAGGTTGTGTGGTGGGATTCCGGCCGCGTCGGCTGCGCCTTTGCCAACCTGCTCAGCCCCATCGTCCACGACAACATCCTCGCCCGCTATCGCGGTGACGGCGTGTTCCGCCGCCCCTGA
- a CDS encoding RNA pyrophosphohydrolase, translating into MNDEFAGLPYRPCVGVMLVNSAGRVFVGKRIDNKEMDAWQMPQGGIDDGEDLHAAALRELQEETGVASHLVTIIAETRDELLYDLPDFLMGKMWGGKFRGQRQKWLLMRFSGEDTDIDLNAHEHAEFEAWRWVEPEQVPELIVPFKKRVYRQVVEEFRNLI; encoded by the coding sequence ATGAACGACGAATTTGCCGGGCTTCCCTACCGTCCCTGCGTCGGTGTCATGCTTGTGAACAGCGCCGGGCGCGTGTTCGTGGGCAAGCGGATCGACAACAAGGAAATGGACGCCTGGCAGATGCCGCAGGGCGGGATCGACGATGGAGAGGACCTCCACGCCGCCGCCCTGCGCGAGTTGCAGGAGGAGACCGGCGTCGCCTCCCACCTCGTCACGATCATCGCCGAAACGCGCGACGAACTGCTCTATGACCTGCCCGATTTCCTGATGGGCAAGATGTGGGGCGGCAAGTTCCGCGGCCAGCGCCAGAAGTGGCTGCTGATGCGCTTTTCGGGCGAAGACACCGACATTGACCTCAATGCCCATGAACATGCCGAGTTCGAGGCGTGGCGCTGGGTCGAGCCCGAGCAGGTTCCGGAACTGATCGTGCCGTTCAAGAAGCGGGTCTATCGGCAGGTGGTCGAGGAATTCCGCAACCTGATCTGA
- a CDS encoding tetratricopeptide repeat protein, whose amino-acid sequence MRYAPIALALSLVVGVTGSMGVAKNTAPADPRVEVLLKDGRAALAKGDVSAATDSFEAALAIDPASNPALLALADAARRDGLQGKAIHYYRQVLERDPNNVVAISGEGGAMVEKGALEKARRNLTRLEGLCGKSCAETAELSAAIARGPAKKVVSAEAVIPAEKVETN is encoded by the coding sequence ATGCGTTACGCCCCCATTGCCCTCGCTCTGTCGCTCGTCGTGGGCGTGACCGGTAGCATGGGCGTGGCGAAGAACACGGCGCCTGCCGATCCGCGCGTCGAAGTGCTGCTCAAGGATGGCCGCGCCGCGCTCGCCAAGGGCGATGTTTCGGCCGCGACGGACAGCTTCGAAGCGGCCTTGGCTATCGACCCCGCCAGCAATCCTGCGCTCTTGGCGCTGGCCGATGCCGCCCGCCGCGATGGGCTGCAGGGCAAGGCGATCCACTATTATCGCCAGGTGCTTGAACGCGATCCCAACAACGTTGTCGCCATTTCCGGCGAGGGCGGCGCAATGGTAGAGAAGGGCGCTCTCGAAAAGGCCCGGCGCAACCTGACCCGGCTCGAGGGCCTGTGCGGCAAGAGCTGCGCCGAAACCGCAGAACTCTCCGCCGCCATCGCGCGCGGTCCGGCCAAGAAGGTCGTGTCGGCCGAAGCCGTGATCCCGGCCGAGAAGGTCGAGACGAACTGA
- a CDS encoding 2-oxoacid:ferredoxin oxidoreductase subunit beta has protein sequence MNEMTKIAVQTTLKDWETDQEVRWCPGCGDYAILKAVQRTLPEIGADPSNTVFVSGIGCSSRFPYYVESYGFHTIHGRAPAFATGIKLANPELDVWLVTGDGDGMSIGGNHTMHILRRNVNVQILLFNNEIYGLTKGQFSPTSREGTNSPTSPLGSVDRPALPCAFALGSGARFIARAYDVSKNLPGVLKAAHAHKGAAFVEIFQNCIVYNKDRFDDFVAKGVADQNQLWLTDGEPMLFGSEKSGGVKGIALDMDTLTLKVVDVVDGDWQSAGVIVHNVKNRALAHMLVEMPFGPFPMALGVIYDDARPSYEDVLLGQDEQARKGKDANLAKLLGKGQTWTVSGTAADPV, from the coding sequence ATGAACGAGATGACCAAGATCGCGGTCCAGACCACGCTCAAGGACTGGGAAACCGACCAGGAAGTGCGCTGGTGCCCGGGTTGCGGCGACTACGCGATCCTCAAGGCGGTGCAGCGCACCCTGCCGGAGATCGGCGCCGATCCTTCGAACACCGTGTTCGTTTCGGGCATCGGCTGCTCGAGCCGCTTCCCGTACTATGTGGAAAGCTACGGCTTCCACACGATCCACGGTCGCGCCCCGGCCTTTGCCACCGGCATCAAGCTCGCCAACCCCGAGCTCGACGTCTGGCTGGTGACGGGCGATGGCGATGGCATGTCGATCGGCGGCAATCACACGATGCACATCCTGCGTCGCAACGTGAACGTGCAGATCCTGCTGTTCAACAACGAGATCTACGGCCTGACCAAGGGCCAGTTCTCGCCGACCAGCCGCGAGGGCACCAATTCGCCGACTTCGCCGCTGGGCTCGGTAGACCGTCCCGCCCTGCCTTGCGCTTTCGCGCTGGGTTCGGGCGCGCGCTTCATCGCACGGGCCTATGACGTGTCGAAGAACCTGCCCGGCGTGCTAAAGGCGGCTCATGCCCACAAGGGCGCGGCCTTCGTCGAGATCTTCCAGAACTGTATCGTCTACAACAAGGACCGCTTCGACGACTTCGTCGCCAAAGGCGTGGCCGACCAGAACCAGCTGTGGCTGACCGATGGCGAGCCGATGCTGTTCGGTTCGGAAAAGTCGGGCGGCGTGAAGGGCATTGCGCTCGACATGGACACGCTGACGCTCAAGGTCGTCGACGTGGTCGATGGTGACTGGCAGTCTGCGGGCGTGATCGTCCACAACGTCAAGAACCGCGCGCTTGCACACATGCTGGTGGAAATGCCGTTCGGCCCGTTCCCGATGGCGCTGGGCGTGATCTACGACGATGCCCGTCCGTCCTATGAAGACGTGCTGCTCGGCCAGGACGAACAGGCCCGCAAGGGCAAGGACGCCAACCTCGCCAAGCTCCTCGGCAAGGGCCAGACCTGGACGGTGAGCGGAACGGCTGCCGATCCGGTCTGA